A stretch of Planococcus citri chromosome 5, ihPlaCitr1.1, whole genome shotgun sequence DNA encodes these proteins:
- the LOC135849465 gene encoding ATPase inhibitor A, mitochondrial-like has protein sequence MNQLKSLNRLVSQRGIFMSASQFSSELGSGAGKGGGGGGTIREAGGSFGKREAAAEEQYFRKLQADQLHQLKDHMSDEISFHEDQIKRHQEALEKAKKSFADLEKAKK, from the exons atgaatCAGTTGAAGTCCTTAAACAGATTGGTTTCGCAAAGAGGCATATTCATGAG TGCTAGTCAATTCTCTTCAGAACTTGGCAGCGGTGCCGGTAAAGGAGGCGGCGGCGGTGGAACTATCCGCGAAGCCGGTGGATCTTTCGGTAAACGTGAAGCTGCAGCCGAAGAGCAATACTTTCGTAAATTA CAAGCTGATCAACTTCATCAGTTGAAAGATCACATGTCCGATGAAATATCGTTCCACGAAGATCAAATCAAGAGACATCAAGAAGCTCTTGAAAAAGCCAAGAAATCATTCGCCGATTTAGAAAAGGCCAAAAAGTAA